The Buchnera aphidicola (Sitobion avenae) genome contains a region encoding:
- the glnS gene encoding glutamine--tRNA ligase, with translation MMDTNIKNNNFICQIINKDFNKNKDLSFYTRFPPEPNGYLHIGHAKSICLNFELAHLYNGQCNLRFDDTNPLKENVKYIHSIKNDINWLGYKWHGDIRYSSEYFEKLYQYAKELIRKGLAYVDELTKEQIREYRGTLNTPGKNSPYRNRTIEENIELFEKMKNGKFSEGKACLRAKIDMNSSFIIMRDPVLYRIIFAEHHQTQKKWCIYPMYDFAHCLSDSIEGITHSLCTLEFQDNKCLYNWILRNTSITHFPQQYEFSRLNLEFSVLSKRKLKILIDNNIIQGWNDPRIPTLSGLRRKGYTPSSIKHFCKEIGVTKQNTLIEFSMLEHCIRKELNQTSIRTMAVLEPIKVFLYNLDENHEEKFIVPNHPNNPEMGTHEIIFTNTIYIERSDFQEKYEKKYKRLKLGNKIRLRYAYIIKAEKIEKDEHNNIINIICYCDLNTLGKKPKNNKNPSVIHWISEKNTIPAEFRLYNQLFNIKNPEKEKNFLSYINLESLIKKNGFIEKEMGKKIQNKINTSNSKLCFQFERIGYFCIDKIDSKKNYLVFNRTVSLRDTWNTKKLEQKNITNN, from the coding sequence ATAATGGATACTAATATAAAAAATAATAATTTTATTTGTCAAATTATTAATAAAGATTTTAATAAAAATAAAGATTTATCTTTTTATACTCGCTTTCCACCTGAACCAAATGGATATCTTCATATTGGTCATGCAAAATCAATATGTTTAAATTTTGAACTTGCACATTTATATAACGGACAATGTAACCTTCGTTTTGATGATACAAATCCACTAAAAGAAAATGTTAAATATATTCATTCTATTAAAAATGATATTAATTGGTTGGGTTATAAATGGCATGGTGATATTCGATATTCTTCAGAATATTTTGAAAAACTATATCAATATGCAAAAGAACTTATTAGAAAAGGTTTAGCTTATGTAGACGAGTTGACAAAAGAACAAATACGTGAATATAGAGGAACTTTAAATACACCAGGAAAAAATAGCCCCTATAGAAATAGAACAATTGAAGAAAACATAGAACTTTTTGAGAAAATGAAAAACGGAAAATTTTCTGAAGGAAAAGCATGTTTACGTGCTAAAATAGATATGAATTCTTCTTTTATTATTATGCGTGATCCTGTTTTATACCGAATTATTTTTGCTGAACATCATCAGACTCAAAAGAAATGGTGCATATATCCTATGTATGATTTTGCTCATTGTCTATCTGATTCTATTGAAGGAATTACTCATTCATTATGTACATTAGAATTTCAAGATAATAAATGTTTATATAACTGGATTTTAAGGAATACTAGTATTACACACTTTCCTCAACAATATGAATTTTCTAGACTGAATCTAGAATTTTCTGTTTTATCTAAAAGAAAACTTAAAATACTTATTGATAATAATATAATACAAGGATGGAACGATCCCCGAATACCTACACTTTCTGGTCTGCGAAGAAAAGGATATACACCATCTTCTATTAAGCACTTTTGCAAAGAAATTGGAGTTACTAAACAGAATACTTTAATAGAATTTTCCATGCTAGAACATTGCATTCGAAAAGAACTAAATCAAACTTCTATACGTACCATGGCTGTACTAGAACCTATTAAAGTATTTTTATATAATTTAGATGAAAATCATGAGGAAAAATTTATAGTTCCTAATCATCCTAATAATCCTGAAATGGGGACACATGAAATTATTTTCACTAATACTATATATATTGAACGTTCAGATTTCCAAGAAAAATATGAAAAAAAATATAAAAGATTAAAACTTGGAAACAAAATACGTCTAAGATATGCTTATATAATTAAAGCAGAAAAAATAGAAAAAGACGAACATAATAATATTATTAATATAATATGTTATTGTGATCTAAACACTTTAGGTAAAAAACCAAAAAATAATAAAAATCCTTCAGTAATACACTGGATTTCAGAAAAAAATACAATTCCAGCAGAATTTAGATTATATAATCAATTATTTAATATAAAAAATCCAGAAAAAGAAAAAAATTTTTTATCTTATATAAATTTAGAGTCATTAATAAAAAAAAATGGTTTTATAGAAAAAGAAATGGGGAAAAAAATACAAAACAAAATTAATACTAGTAATTCAAAATTATGCTTTCAATTTGAAAGAATAGGTTATTTTTGCATAGACAAAATAGATTCGAAAAAAAATTATTTAGTATTCAATCGAACTGTAAGTTTACGTGATACATGGAACACAAAAAAATTAGAACAAAAAAACATTACTAATAATTAG
- a CDS encoding 16S rRNA (uracil(1498)-N(3))-methyltransferase, which translates to MNKKIPRIYIQDHLNLDKIYFLSTENRHYVKTVLRMKLQDVLEVFNDTDYVFFAEIKYISNQIIKIKTFKNEFKKVESPLHIHLGQVLSKNDKMNFTIQKSIEMGVNIITPLFSNNCHVDKNNINIKNKIERWKKIAISACQQCKRNIIPKIKTPIDIFTWCKKKKKNDINMIFHPQSKLTINDLKGSIKYIRMIIGSEKGFSNDEIKKIINYGFLSIKLGPRILRTETAALAAITACQVKFGDLK; encoded by the coding sequence ATGAATAAAAAAATCCCACGAATATATATTCAAGATCATTTAAACCTTGATAAAATTTATTTTTTATCAACAGAGAATAGACATTATGTTAAAACAGTTTTAAGGATGAAACTGCAAGATGTATTAGAGGTATTTAATGATACTGATTATGTTTTTTTCGCTGAAATAAAATATATTTCTAATCAAATAATTAAAATAAAAACTTTTAAAAATGAATTTAAAAAAGTTGAATCTCCACTGCATATTCATTTAGGACAAGTTCTTTCTAAAAATGATAAAATGAACTTTACTATTCAAAAATCAATTGAAATGGGTGTTAATATTATCACTCCATTATTTTCTAATAATTGTCATGTGGACAAAAACAATATAAATATTAAAAATAAAATAGAACGTTGGAAAAAAATAGCAATTTCCGCATGTCAACAGTGCAAACGCAATATTATTCCAAAAATAAAAACACCTATAGATATTTTTACATGGTGTAAAAAAAAGAAAAAAAATGATATTAATATGATTTTTCATCCACAATCTAAATTAACGATTAATGACTTAAAAGGATCTATAAAATATATTCGTATGATTATTGGTTCTGAAAAAGGTTTTTCAAATGATGAAATTAAAAAAATTATTAACTATGGATTTCTTTCAATAAAATTAGGACCTAGAATTTTAAGAACAGAAACAGCGGCTCTTGCAGCAATTACTGCTTGTCAAGTAAAATTTGGTGATCTAAAATAA
- the eno gene encoding phosphopyruvate hydratase — MSKIIKVIAREIIDSRGNPTVESEVHLEGGFVGLASSPSGASTGSLEALELRDENQNRFMGKGVKKAVSSINEKISSALKNKNAKDQSDIDNIMIDLDGTSNKSKLGANSILSVSLAVAKAAAASKGMPLYEHIAEINNTPGIFSMPLPMINIINGGKHANNNIDIQEFMIQPISAKTVKEAIRIGCEIFHTLGNLLKEKGMSTAVGDEGGYAPNLKSNEEALDIIQDAIHRTKYKLGKDIRLAIDCAASELYDKNTKKYQLKGENTHFSSEEFTHYLEKLCKKYPIVSIEDGQDESDWPGFLYQTNILGHKIQLVGDDLFVTNTNILKKGIEQGIANSILIKLNQVGTLTETIQAIKMAKEADYSVIISHRSGETEDASIADLSVGISAGQIKTGSMSRSDRIAKYNQLIRIEENLGRKNAPFHGLKEIKSAS, encoded by the coding sequence ATGTCTAAAATAATAAAAGTTATAGCTCGTGAAATAATAGACTCTCGAGGTAATCCTACTGTAGAATCTGAAGTACATTTAGAAGGTGGTTTTGTTGGACTAGCCTCTTCTCCATCTGGTGCTTCTACAGGTTCTTTAGAAGCTTTAGAATTAAGAGATGAAAACCAAAACAGATTTATGGGTAAAGGAGTTAAAAAAGCAGTTTCGTCAATCAATGAAAAAATATCCAGTGCATTAAAAAACAAAAATGCTAAAGATCAAAGTGACATTGATAATATAATGATTGATTTAGATGGAACAAGTAATAAATCTAAATTAGGAGCAAATTCAATTTTATCTGTATCTTTAGCTGTTGCGAAAGCAGCTGCTGCATCAAAAGGAATGCCTTTATATGAACACATTGCAGAAATTAATAATACACCAGGTATTTTTTCTATGCCACTCCCAATGATTAATATTATTAATGGTGGGAAACATGCTAATAATAATATTGATATTCAAGAATTTATGATTCAACCGATCAGCGCAAAAACAGTAAAAGAAGCAATACGTATTGGATGTGAAATATTTCATACACTAGGTAATTTGCTAAAAGAAAAAGGCATGAGCACAGCAGTAGGAGATGAAGGAGGGTATGCACCAAATTTAAAATCTAATGAAGAAGCATTAGATATTATTCAAGATGCGATACACAGAACAAAATATAAATTAGGAAAAGATATAAGATTAGCAATAGATTGTGCAGCATCAGAATTATATGATAAAAATACAAAAAAATATCAATTAAAAGGAGAAAATACTCATTTTTCTTCAGAAGAATTTACTCATTATTTAGAAAAATTATGTAAAAAATATCCTATAGTTTCAATTGAAGACGGACAAGATGAATCTGATTGGCCAGGATTCCTATATCAGACTAATATATTAGGTCATAAAATACAACTAGTAGGAGATGATTTATTTGTTACAAACACAAATATTCTAAAAAAAGGTATAGAACAAGGCATTGCTAATTCTATATTAATAAAACTTAATCAAGTTGGAACATTAACTGAAACTATTCAAGCTATAAAAATGGCAAAAGAAGCAGATTATAGTGTTATTATCTCTCATCGTTCAGGAGAAACAGAAGATGCTTCTATAGCAGATTTATCTGTAGGAATATCAGCTGGGCAAATTAAAACAGGTTCTATGAGCCGTTCAGATAGAATTGCAAAATACAATCAATTAATCAGAATTGAAGAAAATTTAGGAAGAAAAAATGCACCTTTTCATGGTTTAAAAGAAATTAAATCAGCATCATAA
- a CDS encoding endonuclease: MSLNKQNNFKKNTIKNFYQAKLISIKIHQNAPGSFYCGCKIIWKQKKGIPNLYSCGYKIRKNKNRAIRIEWEHVVPAWQFGHKKKCWKTGGRKKCTANQRYKYIESDLHNLQPAIGEINGDRSNFIYGELNNKTSLYGRCNMKIDFQKKIAEPPERARGAIARTYFYMSKKYNIILSQNEKKIFKIWNKNFPVTKWECEREKLIFKIQGNHNNYIYKQCYKQ, encoded by the coding sequence TTGTCTTTGAATAAACAAAATAATTTTAAAAAAAATACTATAAAAAATTTCTATCAAGCCAAACTTATATCAATTAAAATTCATCAAAATGCACCAGGCTCGTTTTATTGTGGATGTAAAATCATTTGGAAACAAAAAAAGGGAATTCCTAATCTATATTCCTGTGGATATAAAATTAGAAAAAATAAAAATCGTGCAATAAGAATTGAATGGGAACATGTAGTGCCAGCATGGCAATTCGGACATAAAAAAAAATGCTGGAAAACAGGAGGTCGTAAAAAATGTACTGCAAATCAAAGATATAAATATATTGAATCTGATCTTCATAATTTACAACCGGCTATTGGAGAAATAAATGGAGATCGTTCTAACTTTATATATGGAGAGTTAAATAATAAAACTTCACTATATGGAAGATGTAATATGAAAATAGATTTTCAAAAAAAAATAGCAGAACCACCTGAAAGAGCTCGGGGTGCTATAGCGAGAACTTATTTTTATATGAGCAAAAAATATAATATTATTTTATCACAAAACGAAAAAAAAATATTTAAAATATGGAATAAAAATTTTCCTGTAACCAAATGGGAGTGTGAAAGAGAAAAATTAATATTTAAAATACAAGGAAATCATAATAATTATATTTATAAACAATGCTATAAACAATAA
- the ispD gene encoding 2-C-methyl-D-erythritol 4-phosphate cytidylyltransferase, with the protein MILVNFFKPKIIAIVPAAGIGSRMQKDLPKQYIKIQHRTILEHTLTTLLLHPDIIRIIISLHEKDDYFHKLSISSNLRIISVTGGEKRINSVLSGLIVAKDADWVIVHDAVRPCLSYKDLDNLISVIKKNPVGAVLARPVSDTMKYSDLAQEKILYTVHRKNLWHALTPQLFQARLLEYCLKKIIKDKISITDEASALEYCGYNPLLVKGSCRNIKITWPEDLILANFYLKDCNI; encoded by the coding sequence ATGATCTTGGTTAATTTTTTTAAACCAAAAATTATAGCTATTGTACCTGCTGCTGGAATAGGTAGTAGAATGCAGAAAGATTTACCTAAGCAATATATAAAAATTCAACATCGTACTATTCTTGAACATACTTTAACAACATTATTATTACACCCTGATATAATTCGTATAATTATAAGCTTGCATGAAAAAGATGATTACTTTCATAAATTGTCTATATCATCTAATCTTCGCATCATTTCTGTTACTGGTGGTGAAAAAAGAATTAATTCAGTTTTGTCAGGATTGATAGTTGCGAAAGATGCGGATTGGGTTATAGTTCATGATGCTGTTCGTCCATGTTTAAGTTATAAAGATTTAGATAATTTAATATCTGTGATTAAAAAAAATCCAGTAGGTGCTGTTTTAGCAAGACCGGTATCTGATACTATGAAATATAGTGATTTAGCACAAGAAAAAATATTATATACTGTACATAGAAAAAATTTATGGCACGCGTTAACTCCTCAGTTGTTTCAGGCAAGATTGCTGGAATATTGTTTAAAAAAAATTATCAAAGATAAAATTAGTATAACAGATGAGGCATCAGCACTAGAATATTGTGGATATAATCCATTATTAGTTAAAGGAAGCTGTAGGAATATTAAAATTACTTGGCCTGAAGATCTTATTCTTGCGAATTTTTATTTAAAAGATTGTAATATATAA
- a CDS encoding peptidoglycan DD-metalloendopeptidase family protein, protein MQKKISLFKLLFLVFFLFFWKNIALGFSIENQNDSNLYLNKKNSNNFIFLKKNECFSFLKSPKNFFQKEQKEQKIIISNNNFIGFFYKNRFKIFYIVKSKDTLYSIAKNSGYNYYELSKFNSIKKPYKIIIGQKIWMGDILINENEHNFTILNSDNTILNDFSYKFIFQTPLGIKNFLTNNIKEMKICFFCNKEYKKNNVYLHKKLFNFSNKWFWPVKSKNVQYIYNDISDDKKIEISGFKGQPVFAAASGEVVCVTNSFQKYGQLIIIRHNKNYLSIYAFNNSILVKEKDIVDEKQQIATMGLSSDTHLPGLYFAIRYLGESINPLNVLPKINVHF, encoded by the coding sequence ATGCAAAAAAAAATTTCTTTATTTAAATTATTGTTTTTGGTATTTTTTTTATTCTTTTGGAAAAATATTGCATTAGGATTCTCTATAGAAAATCAAAACGATTCTAATTTGTATTTAAATAAAAAAAATAGCAATAATTTTATTTTTTTAAAGAAAAATGAGTGTTTTTCATTTTTAAAGTCTCCAAAGAATTTTTTTCAAAAAGAACAAAAAGAACAAAAAATTATTATTTCAAATAATAATTTTATTGGGTTTTTTTATAAAAACAGATTTAAAATATTTTATATTGTAAAATCTAAAGATACTCTATATTCTATCGCTAAAAATTCTGGTTATAATTATTATGAATTATCTAAATTTAATTCAATTAAAAAACCTTATAAAATAATTATAGGTCAAAAAATATGGATGGGAGATATTTTAATTAATGAAAACGAACATAATTTTACTATTTTAAACTCAGATAATACTATTTTAAATGACTTTTCTTATAAATTTATTTTTCAAACGCCATTAGGTATAAAAAATTTTTTAACAAATAATATAAAAGAGATGAAAATATGTTTCTTTTGTAATAAAGAATATAAAAAAAATAATGTTTATTTACACAAGAAATTGTTTAATTTTTCTAATAAATGGTTTTGGCCTGTTAAAAGTAAAAACGTTCAGTATATTTATAATGATATATCAGACGATAAAAAAATAGAGATCTCTGGTTTTAAAGGACAACCAGTTTTTGCTGCCGCTTCAGGAGAAGTGGTATGTGTTACTAATTCATTTCAAAAATATGGTCAATTGATTATTATTCGACATAATAAAAATTATCTTAGTATTTATGCTTTTAATAATTCGATATTAGTAAAAGAAAAAGATATAGTAGACGAAAAACAGCAAATTGCTACAATGGGGTTGTCATCTGATACTCACTTGCCAGGACTTTATTTTGCAATACGTTATTTAGGTGAATCTATAAATCCATTGAATGTTTTGCCTAAAATTAATGTACATTTCTAA
- a CDS encoding septum formation initiator family protein produces the protein MKTFKMFLLFLLLWLQYSLWLGKNGILDYIKIHEKVAMQKKKNECLEMRNKKIILEIENFNKNVKNVNNDKKI, from the coding sequence ATGAAGACATTCAAAATGTTTTTATTATTTTTATTATTATGGTTACAATATTCTCTTTGGCTAGGAAAAAATGGTATTTTAGATTATATAAAAATACATGAAAAAGTTGCAATGCAAAAAAAAAAAAACGAATGTCTTGAGATGCGCAATAAGAAAATTATCTTAGAAATTGAAAATTTTAATAAGAACGTTAAAAACGTGAATAACGATAAAAAAATATAA
- the metK gene encoding methionine adenosyltransferase — MTEYLFTSESVSEGHPDKIADQISDALLDEILKQDLQAHVACETYVKTGMVLIGGEITTTAWVDVEEIARNTISNIGYVDSDSGFDANSCAVLSAIGKQSLDINQGINHLDPLKQGAGDQGIIFGYATNETEVLMPAPITYAHLLMKKQSELRKKNILPWLRPDAKSQVTFKYNDGKILEIDTVVFSTQHRENITQNVLKEAVMDEIIKPVLPNKWLTKNTKFFINPTGRFVIGGPMGDCGLTGRKIIVDTYGGMSRHGGGAFSGKDPSKVDRSAAYAARYVAKNIIAAGLADRCEIQLSYAIGIAEPTSIMIDTFGTGKISNSSLISLIRDIFDLRPYGLIKMLNLLQPIYLKTAVYGHFGREEFPWEKIDKVNELSR; from the coding sequence ATGACTGAATATCTTTTTACATCTGAATCTGTTTCGGAGGGTCATCCTGACAAGATTGCTGATCAAATTTCTGATGCCCTACTGGATGAAATACTTAAACAAGATCTTCAGGCACATGTTGCCTGTGAAACTTATGTTAAAACGGGTATGGTTTTAATTGGCGGAGAGATTACAACAACTGCATGGGTTGATGTAGAGGAAATTGCTCGAAATACTATTAGTAATATTGGTTATGTTGATTCTGATTCAGGATTTGATGCTAATTCTTGTGCAGTTTTAAGTGCAATTGGAAAACAATCTTTAGATATTAATCAAGGTATAAATCATCTTGATCCTTTAAAACAAGGAGCTGGAGATCAAGGAATTATATTTGGTTATGCTACTAACGAGACTGAAGTGTTAATGCCTGCTCCTATTACTTATGCTCATCTTTTAATGAAAAAACAATCTGAATTAAGGAAGAAAAATATTTTACCTTGGTTAAGACCTGATGCTAAAAGTCAAGTTACATTTAAATATAATGATGGAAAAATTCTAGAAATAGACACTGTAGTTTTTTCTACTCAACATCGAGAAAACATTACGCAAAATGTTTTAAAAGAAGCGGTTATGGATGAAATTATAAAACCAGTACTGCCAAATAAATGGTTAACAAAGAATACAAAATTTTTTATTAACCCCACGGGTAGATTTGTTATAGGAGGTCCTATGGGAGATTGCGGTTTAACAGGGCGTAAAATTATTGTTGATACTTATGGGGGCATGTCGAGACATGGAGGAGGCGCTTTTTCTGGTAAAGATCCTTCAAAAGTAGATCGTTCTGCAGCATATGCAGCTAGATATGTAGCTAAAAACATTATTGCTGCTGGCTTAGCTGACCGTTGCGAGATTCAGCTTTCTTATGCTATAGGAATAGCAGAACCTACTTCTATTATGATAGACACCTTTGGAACTGGAAAAATAAGTAATAGTTCTTTGATTTCTTTAATTCGAGATATTTTTGATTTACGCCCATATGGATTAATTAAAATGCTGAATCTTCTTCAACCTATTTATTTAAAAACAGCTGTGTATGGTCATTTTGGTAGAGAAGAATTTCCGTGGGAAAAAATTGACAAAGTGAATGAATTATCTCGATAA
- a CDS encoding CTP synthase — MTKNYIFITGGVVSSLGKGITAASLGAILKARNLKITIMKLDPYINVDPGTISPIQHGEVFVTEDGSETDLDLGHYERFVHTKMTFLNNFTTGGIYSQVLKKERRGDYLGATIQVIPHITNAIKERIVLCSKNSNIVIVEIGGTVGDIESLPFLEAIRQMAVDIGRKNVIYIHLTLVPYIATAAEIKTKPTQHSVKQLLSIGIQPDILICRSEQTVPLNERKKIALFCNVPVNAVISLKDVNSIYKIPNLLKNQKLDDYICQYFNLNAPQANLKEWEEVIYAEKNFDDSIIIGIIGKYVKLPDAYKSVMEALKHAGFKNKKKVNIQLISSQDIENNNFKKLKHLNGILIPGGFGDRGITGKLLSIQYARENNVPYFGICLGMQIAIIEFARNVVGIKEANSTEFDPECKYPIIDLIKNHHDYSCKNYNKNENNINFGGTMRLGGQSCILSANSLSRKLYNQEIIIERHRHRYEVNNVLLKKIENSGLKVTGRAQNNNVVEIVELSNHPWFLACQFHPEFTSTPRDGHPLFIDFIKLAGKHKKKFV; from the coding sequence ATGACTAAAAATTATATTTTTATTACTGGTGGAGTAGTCTCATCTTTGGGAAAAGGTATTACAGCTGCGTCATTAGGTGCAATATTAAAAGCACGAAACTTAAAAATAACAATTATGAAACTAGATCCATATATCAACGTGGATCCTGGTACAATAAGTCCGATTCAACATGGCGAAGTATTCGTCACTGAAGACGGTTCTGAAACAGATTTAGATTTAGGTCACTATGAACGTTTTGTTCATACAAAAATGACGTTTTTAAATAATTTTACTACAGGTGGAATTTATTCTCAAGTTTTAAAAAAAGAAAGAAGAGGTGATTACTTAGGAGCTACTATTCAAGTAATTCCCCATATCACTAATGCTATTAAAGAAAGAATTGTTTTATGTTCAAAAAATAGTAATATTGTTATTGTAGAAATAGGTGGTACTGTTGGAGATATTGAATCACTACCTTTTTTAGAAGCAATTCGTCAGATGGCAGTTGATATTGGACGTAAAAACGTTATATACATACATTTAACATTAGTACCTTATATTGCTACAGCAGCTGAAATAAAAACAAAACCTACACAACACTCAGTCAAACAATTGCTTTCAATAGGAATACAACCAGATATTTTAATATGTCGTTCAGAACAGACTGTTCCTCTTAATGAAAGAAAAAAAATTGCATTATTTTGCAATGTACCAGTTAATGCCGTTATATCCTTAAAAGATGTTAATTCAATATATAAAATTCCAAATTTATTAAAAAATCAAAAATTAGATGATTATATTTGTCAATATTTCAATTTAAATGCTCCTCAAGCTAATTTAAAAGAATGGGAAGAAGTGATTTACGCGGAAAAAAATTTTGATGATAGTATTATTATTGGAATTATTGGAAAATACGTTAAATTACCTGATGCATACAAATCAGTCATGGAAGCTCTTAAACACGCTGGTTTTAAAAATAAAAAAAAAGTTAATATACAATTAATTAGTTCTCAAGATATAGAAAATAACAATTTTAAAAAATTAAAACATCTTAATGGTATTTTAATACCTGGAGGTTTTGGGGATCGGGGTATTACAGGAAAATTATTATCCATACAATACGCGCGAGAAAATAATGTCCCATATTTTGGCATTTGTTTAGGTATGCAAATAGCAATTATAGAATTTGCACGAAATGTTGTTGGAATTAAAGAAGCAAACTCAACAGAGTTTGACCCTGAATGCAAATATCCTATTATTGATTTAATAAAAAATCATCATGATTATTCATGTAAAAATTATAATAAAAACGAAAATAACATAAATTTCGGAGGCACTATGAGATTAGGAGGTCAATCTTGTATATTAAGTGCAAATAGTTTGTCTCGAAAATTATATAATCAAGAAATTATTATAGAAAGACACAGACATCGATACGAAGTCAATAATGTTCTATTAAAAAAAATAGAAAATTCAGGATTAAAAGTAACAGGACGTGCTCAGAACAACAATGTAGTAGAAATTGTAGAATTGTCCAATCACCCATGGTTTTTAGCTTGTCAATTTCATCCTGAGTTCACTTCTACACCACGTGATGGACATCCATTGTTTATAGATTTTATTAAATTAGCAGGAAAACATAAAAAAAAATTCGTATAA
- the rpiA gene encoding ribose-5-phosphate isomerase RpiA: MNLNKLKKKAAWAALDYIRPGTIVGVGTGTTVFYFIEALSTKKHLIYGAVSSSNASTILLKKQGIEVFNLKNFSSLNIYVDSADEINHQMQMIKGGGGALTREKIIAAMSRKFVCIVDKSKKVDFLGKFPLPIEIIPMAFSYILKEMIKIGGIPKHRKGFITDDGNIIIDVYNLCIKDPISMERKINSLPGVVTVGLFASRSADIILMGTNKGIKTIKNK; encoded by the coding sequence ATGAATCTAAACAAACTAAAAAAAAAAGCAGCATGGGCTGCATTAGATTACATCCGTCCTGGTACTATTGTTGGAGTAGGAACTGGCACGACTGTCTTTTATTTTATTGAAGCTTTAAGTACAAAAAAACATTTAATATATGGAGCAGTATCCAGTTCAAATGCTTCAACTATATTATTAAAAAAACAAGGTATAGAAGTATTTAATTTGAAAAATTTTAGTTCACTTAACATTTATGTTGATAGTGCTGATGAAATTAATCATCAAATGCAAATGATTAAAGGCGGAGGAGGTGCTTTAACTAGAGAAAAAATTATTGCTGCAATGTCAAGAAAATTTGTTTGTATTGTTGATAAATCAAAAAAAGTAGATTTTCTTGGAAAATTCCCACTACCTATTGAAATTATTCCTATGGCTTTTTCTTATATTCTAAAAGAAATGATAAAAATTGGCGGAATACCCAAACATCGAAAAGGTTTTATTACAGATGATGGTAATATAATTATTGATGTATATAATTTATGTATAAAAGATCCTATATCCATGGAAAGGAAAATAAATTCATTACCTGGAGTAGTTACAGTAGGTTTATTTGCTTCTAGAAGCGCTGACATTATTTTAATGGGCACGAATAAAGGAATAAAAACTATAAAAAATAAATAA
- the ispF gene encoding 2-C-methyl-D-erythritol 2,4-cyclodiphosphate synthase produces the protein MRIGYGFDLHSFGSKKPLIIGGVLIPYKEGLIAHSNGDLLIHAIIDSLLGAVAMGDIGTFFPSDNQIYKNIDSRILLKKVWKKIKLINYDICNLDITIITEQPQILPYIFSMRSNISLDLNTEIDNISIKSTSAKRIGCIGRKEGIACQAIVMLIKNAKFV, from the coding sequence ATGAGAATCGGATATGGTTTTGATCTTCATTCTTTTGGAAGTAAGAAACCATTAATTATCGGTGGTGTACTAATCCCTTATAAAGAAGGTCTTATTGCTCATTCTAATGGTGACTTATTAATACATGCTATAATAGATTCATTATTAGGTGCTGTTGCAATGGGTGATATTGGTACGTTTTTCCCTAGTGATAATCAAATATATAAAAATATTGACAGTAGAATACTTTTGAAAAAAGTTTGGAAAAAAATTAAATTAATAAATTATGATATATGTAATCTTGATATTACTATTATCACAGAACAGCCACAAATATTGCCTTATATATTTTCGATGAGATCAAATATATCTTTAGATCTTAATACCGAAATAGATAATATTAGTATTAAATCTACTAGTGCTAAAAGAATAGGATGCATTGGAAGAAAAGAAGGCATTGCTTGTCAAGCAATTGTCATGCTTATAAAAAATGCAAAATTTGTTTAA